The nucleotide window CCGTTGTGGAGCGCGCAGGTTGAGGACGCCGACCGGTACCTGCGAGCAGCGCGTCGCGAACGCCGTCTGGCCACGTCGACGGTGGCGGGCAAGGCGGCCGCGTTGGCGAAGTTCTACGAGTTCGTCATCGTTCGCTACCAGGGCGACATCCACGCCGTCTTCGACCAGGTCGTGGTCCAGCCGATCGACGAGTTCAACCGGCCTCGAGCTGTGGGTGCGAAGACTGCGGGCAGGATCCCGCCACGCGACGACGAGGTCCGAGGCCTGTTCGAGGGATGGGCCGAAGCGCTGCCCACGGCACGGAAGTATCTGCCGGCGGCTCGGGACTACCTCGCAGCGTCGTTGTGGCGACGGACAGGGCTGCGGATCAACGAGACCGTGATGCTTGACATCGGCGACTGGCATCCCGAGCTCGGCAACCACGGCAAGCTCCACGTGCGGCATGGCAAGGGCAGCCGCGGTCGCGGCGCGAAGGTCCGGATCGTGCCGGCCATTGACGACGTCGACGCGCTGCTGGAGTGGTGGCTGGGTGACGTACGACCCCAGTACGGGGACGACCACGACGATCCCGAACGCGCCGCTGTTCCCCAGCGAACGACACGACCCGATGACCGGGCACTGCACCCGCATCGGTGCCGAGGCTCTGCGTACCGGCTTGGGTGACGCGGTCGGCCGCTGGCTGCCTGGATGGACCGGCCGGCTTTCGCCGCACGTGTTGCGGCACTACTGCGCCTCCCACCTCTACGAGCAGGGCATGACGCTGAAGGCGATCCAGGAACTGCTGGGACACAGCTGGCTGTCGACGACCACCCAGTACATCCACGTCCGCAGTAACCACATCGAGTCGTCCTGGGCAGAGTCGACCGAGCGAACCCTCGCACGCCTCGGCGCCACCAGGAACCGCACAAGCGGCCAGCCGAGCAGTAGGACGAGCGAGGACGAGGAGGTTTGAGGCGATGCGCTGGAACATGAGGATGAAGTCCGCGGAAGCGGGGATCTGGAAGTCGACCCAGCTGCGCCAGATGTTTGCCGACGCAGGTCTGGAGATCAGCGCGGGGAAGATGTCGGGCTGGTGGGCCGGCACCCCGACCACGATCCGGCTCGAGGACCTCGACGTGATCTGCTTCGTGCTCAATTGCACGCCCGCCGACCTGCTGATCTGCGAGCCCGAAGCGGTCGCCGCCCGCAAACCCGAGCAGAAGCAAGCGTCCGGGACGCAAGGGGCCAAGAAGACCACGCGACGCCCGGCACCAGGACGGACCCGGAGCAAGCCGCCCGCGTGAGCAAGCCCCAGATGTGCCAGGGCTGCGGGCTCAAACCGCAGGCCTACCACGGCAGGCTCGTGTGCTACGACTGCAAGCCCGGCACCAACGGGCGGCCGCTGCCGTGTCGTCGCTGCGGTGCCACCGGTGACTACTGGTCCGAAAGGCTGTGTCGGCGCTGTCACCAGCACGCGCCGCAGCTGCCCGACTCCTGTCGCGACTGCCTGGCCTGGGGTGCCACCCGCACGCTGAAGTGGCTGTGCGCGGCGTGCGTCGGCTGGCGACACCGCAACCGAGAGGTCAGCGCGTGCATCTCGTGCCGACGCGAGCTGTCCCTCAATGAGCACAAGGCATGTCGGCTGTGCTGGCTGCAGA belongs to Nocardioides sp. and includes:
- a CDS encoding site-specific integrase translates to MTLTVVRSLDSARSLRSSVDVEEFEQELIDQYSLSLAAVGINDKTAAADRSVVFEFAHFLGRPLWSAQVEDADRYLRAARRERRLATSTVAGKAAALAKFYEFVIVRYQGDIHAVFDQVVVQPIDEFNRPRAVGAKTAGRIPPRDDEVRGLFEGWAEALPTARKYLPAARDYLAASLWRRTGLRINETVMLDIGDWHPELGNHGKLHVRHGKGSRGRGAKVRIVPAIDDVDALLEWWLGDVRPQYGDDHDDPERAAVPQRTTRPDDRALHPHRCRGSAYRLG
- a CDS encoding tyrosine-type recombinase/integrase; this translates as MTGHCTRIGAEALRTGLGDAVGRWLPGWTGRLSPHVLRHYCASHLYEQGMTLKAIQELLGHSWLSTTTQYIHVRSNHIESSWAESTERTLARLGATRNRTSGQPSSRTSEDEEV
- a CDS encoding helix-turn-helix transcriptional regulator is translated as MRWNMRMKSAEAGIWKSTQLRQMFADAGLEISAGKMSGWWAGTPTTIRLEDLDVICFVLNCTPADLLICEPEAVAARKPEQKQASGTQGAKKTTRRPAPGRTRSKPPA